A genomic region of Trifolium pratense cultivar HEN17-A07 linkage group LG3, ARS_RC_1.1, whole genome shotgun sequence contains the following coding sequences:
- the LOC123913069 gene encoding ubiquitin-conjugating enzyme E2 28-like, with product MASKRILKELKDLQRDPPTSCSAGPVGEDMFHWQATIIGPNDSPYAGGVFLVTIHFPPDYPFKPPKVAFRTKVFHPNINSNGNICLDILKEQWSPALTISKVLLSICSLLTDPNPDDPLVPEVAHMCKTDRVKYESTARSWTQKFAMG from the exons ATGGCGTCCAAGAGAATACTAAAAGAGCTCAAGGATTTGCAGAGAGATCCACCAACTTCATGCAGTGCAG GACCTGTCGGCGAGGACATGTTTCATTGGCAAGCAACCATCATTGGTCCAAATGATAGTCCCTATGCTGGTGGGGTTTTCTTAGTTACCATTCATTTTCCTCCTGATTATCCCTTCAAACCTCCTAAG GTTGCATTCAGGACCAAGGTATTCCATCCCAACATTAACAGCAACGGCAATATTTGCCTAGATATACTCAAAGAACAATGGAGTCCTGCTCTCACAATATCCAAG GTGCTGCTCTCTATATGTTCTCTGCTAACGGATCCAAATCCTGATGACCCTCTTGTGCCTGAAGTCGCTCATATGTGCAAGACCGACAGAGTCAAGTACGAGTCCACTGCAAGAAGCTGGACTCAGAAGTTTGCCATGGGCTAA
- the LOC123914807 gene encoding putative nuclease HARBI1: MKQGNRFLYSHGWTWVRETLNTPGESYNMFRMESHAILKLEKLLVSKGWLHPSKEMTSLEALAMFLWSCAHSETNRNVQNKFGKSGETVSRKFGEVLESLCLLAKEIVRPPDFNFAEIPSKIKNDRRYWPHFKGCICIGAIDGTHIPAIVPTKDQIRYIGRKGYPTQNVMLVCNLDMLFTFVVVGWPGTAHDTRILSSVIEEMKSVFPHPPEGKYYLVDAGYPNMKGYLSPYKGERYHIPDFRDGSQPEGMHEVLNHAHSSLRNVIERTIGVWKKRWHILSDMRPFSLIKQQKIVVATTTLHNFIRMCGVEDKEFNKCDDNSEHMNEPEEERNINEEMSSYNPRRAQDGDYMNAVRNQIGTALMEIRND; encoded by the exons ATGAAGCAAGGTAATAGATTTCTTTATTCTCATGGATGGACTTGGGTTCGAGAAACTCTTAACACACCAGGTGAAAGTTATAACATGTTTAGGATGGAATCTCATGCCATATTGAAACTTGAAAAGTTATTGGTGAGTAAAGGATGGTTGcatccatctaaagaaatgacATCATTGGAGGCACTTGCTATGTTTCTTTGGAGTTGTGCACATAGCGAGACTAATCGAAACGTTcagaataaatttggaaaatcagGTGAGACTGTAAGTAGAAAGTTTGGGGAagttttggaaagtttatgttTATTAGCAAAGGAAATTGTAAGACCTCCAGATTTCAACTTTGCAGAAATTCCATCCAAGATTAAAAATGATCGTAGGTATTGGCCCCATTTTAAAGGGTGCATATGCATTGGTGCAATTGATGGAACACATATTCCTGCCATTGTTCCCACTAAAGATCAAATTCGTTATATTGGTAGAAAAGGATACCCAACACAAAATGTCATGTTAGTGTGCAACTTAGACATGTTATttacttttgttgttgttggttggCCTGGTACTGCACATGACACTCGTATTCTTTCATCTGTGattgaagaaatgaaaagtGTTTTCCCTCATCCCCCCGAAG gaAAATACTATCTGGTTGATGCTGGATATCCAAATATGAAAGGGTACCTATCACCTTACAAAGGTGAAAGATATCACATTCCAGATTTTAGAGATGGCAGTCAACCTGAAGGAATGCATGAAGTGTTAAACCATGCACATTCTTCATTGAGAAATGTCATTGAAAGAACAATTGGAGTTTGGAAGAAAAGGTGGCATATCCTATCTGATATGAGACcattttcattaatcaaacAACAGAAGATCGTAGTTGCAACAACAACGCTTCATAACTTTATCCGTATGTGTGGTGTTGAAGATAAGGAATTTAACAAATGCGATGATAACTCTGAACATATGAATGAACccgaagaagaaagaaatataaATGAAGAAATGAGTTCATACAATCCAAGAAGAGCACAAGATGGAGACTACATGAATGCAGTTAGAAATCAAATAGGCACTGCATTGATGGAAATTAGAAATGATTGA
- the LOC123914808 gene encoding uncharacterized protein LOC123914808: MDTTRHSFINCATYLDVESAEEIDEAQGSCVHKILSNIHTFHMEYDPHNRLGRLPKCFVREFGDLIGSSVILQDPNNNEIQVRVLKTTSNEMFFEQGWLVLRDFYDIWFGAWLTFTYVNPNLLAISLTTRWGVDVKYPSHDPPHKFMLENNIASANAGPSFLYPFLP; this comes from the exons ATGGATACCACAAGACACTCTTTCATCAACTGCGCAACTTACCTAGATGTTGAATCTGCGGAAGAAATCGATGAAGCTCAAGGTTCATGCGTACACAAAATACTCAGCAACATCCATACCTTCCATATGGAATATGATCCTCATAAT AGGTTAGGAAGATTGCCTAAGTGTTTTGTTCGTGAGTTTGGAGACTTGATTGGTTCAAGTGTCATTCTGCAGGATCCTAATAATAATGAGATCCAGGTTCGTGTCTTGAAAACAACATCTAATGAGATGTTTTTTGAGCAAGGATGGTTGGTTCTTAGGGACTTCTATGACATATGGTTTGGAGCTTGGCTAACCTTTACATATGTTAATCCCAATCTTCTTGCTATAAGTCTTACAACAAGATGGGGTGTTGATGTTAAGTATCCTTCCCATGACCCTCCACACAAGTTTATGTTGGAAAACAACATTGCCAGTGCCAACGCTGGGCCATCT TTCCTTTATCCATTCTTACCTTAA
- the LOC123913070 gene encoding rac-like GTP-binding protein RAC1, which produces MSGSRFIKCVTVGDGAVGKTCLLISYTSNTFPTDYVPTVFDNFSANVVVDGSTINLGLWDTAGQEDYNRLRPLSYRGADVFLLAFSLISRASYENIAKKWIPELRHYAPGVPIILVGTKLDLRDDNQFFQDHPGAAPITTAQGEELRKLIGAPVYIECSSKTQKNVKAVFDAAIKVVLQPPKQKKAKKKGHKACSIL; this is translated from the exons ATGAGTGGTTCCAGGTTCATAAAGTGTGTCACAGTTGGTGATGGTGCCGTTGGAAAGACTTGTTTGCTTATCTCATACACCAGTAACACTTTCCCTACG GACTACGTGCCTACGGTCTTCGACAATTTCAGTGCAAATGTAGTTGTGGATGGGAGTACTATAAATCTAGGGTTGTGGGATACTGCTG GCCAAGAAGATTACAATAGATTAAGACCCTTAAGCTATCGTGGAGCAGATGTTTTCCTCCTTGCTTTCTCTCTCATAAGCAGGGCCAGCTATGAAAATATCGCCAAAAAA TGGATTCctgagctgaggcattatgctCCCGGTGTTCCAATTATTCTCGTTGGAACAAAACTTG ATCTTCGGGATGATAACCAGTTTTTTCAAGACCATCCTGGTGCGGCGCCAATCACCACAGCACAG GGTGAGGAACTGAGAAAACTTATCGGTGCTCCAGTTTACATTGAATGTAGTTCCAAAACACAAAAG AATGTGAAGGCTGTTTTCGATGCGGCCATCAAAGTAGTTCTACAGCCGCCAAAGCAAAAGAAAGCCAAGAAAAAGGGGCATAAAGCCTGTTCCATTTTGTGA